A DNA window from Selenomonas sp. oral taxon 126 contains the following coding sequences:
- a CDS encoding DEAD/DEAH box helicase has protein sequence LWNAKPRFGKTLTSYDLIRRMGFTKVLIVTNRPSIANSWAEDFHRFIGWHGALAFVSDTEALRGREGVLTREAYTSLPTMEDVGMVAFESLQGLKGSVYFGGEYDKLRWISELEFDLLIVDEAQEGIDTMRTERAFRQISRAHTLYLSGTPFKALASAQFAAEQIYNWSYADEQEAKDSWADDAYNPYEPLPRLAMFTYQLSPMIEDDLRQGIDLGEERAEYAFDLNEFFATNEGGRFVHEEEVRRFLYALRTNEKYPYSTPALRAELTHTLWLLNRVASARALAKLLHEDPVFADYEIVLAAGDGALDDVRASEAAYDRVRAAIRDHERTITLSVGQLTVGVTIPEWSGVLMLCNLQSPSSYMQAAFRAQNPCVVTRADGQRMRKQTAYVFDFDPARTLIIFDAFANNLSADTADGRGTGDARQANIRRLLNFFPVLGEDEAGRMVELDAAQVLSIPRRLKSAEVVRRGFLSNFLFANIGAVFGAPAVVRDIMDKLTPAQEDVRPKNPPKLDEMASVSVDENGAAEVSGEIVIGRTQDIFGTKRYAEVEERIVTALPQIASSADAAQVAESIAALTETVKEHLRTEVIAPVAAAYEVKPRAQARMERQVEQEVERRLTEIHEDYAQQTNIARAELVRRRDAAETADEVTAAEAAFSAEMTAALHSLTEAAQAAAKEAIEEKPAELVERMERAKAEEKKRTLEDEVRARLRGFSRTIPSFVMAYGDAGLTLANFDDYTEDDVFAEVTGITEAEFRFLRDGGTYTHPETGAEEYFAGHLFDEVVFNDSIAEFLKKREELADYFDEAHTEDIFDYIPPQRTNQIFTPRAVVRRMVDALEAENPGCFDDPTRTFADLYMKSGLYITEIVKRLYRSEKIKAEYPDDADRIRHILRNQVYGMAPTRIIYLIATNYILGFDAAMRSETRNFVQADAAQAAKDGRLAELVEECFGGTS, from the coding sequence CCCTCTGGAATGCGAAGCCGCGCTTCGGCAAGACGCTGACCTCCTACGATCTCATCCGCAGGATGGGCTTCACGAAGGTGCTCATTGTGACAAACCGCCCGAGCATTGCGAACTCGTGGGCAGAGGATTTTCACCGCTTCATCGGCTGGCACGGGGCGCTTGCCTTTGTGTCCGATACGGAGGCTCTGCGCGGCAGGGAGGGGGTGCTCACCCGCGAGGCGTACACGTCGCTACCCACGATGGAGGATGTCGGGATGGTGGCGTTCGAGTCCCTGCAGGGGCTGAAGGGATCGGTGTATTTCGGCGGGGAGTATGACAAGCTGCGCTGGATCAGCGAGCTGGAATTCGACCTCCTGATTGTGGACGAGGCGCAGGAGGGCATTGATACGATGCGGACGGAGCGAGCGTTCCGTCAGATCAGCCGTGCGCATACGCTCTATCTGTCGGGGACGCCGTTCAAGGCACTCGCGAGCGCACAGTTCGCGGCGGAGCAGATCTATAACTGGTCGTATGCGGATGAGCAGGAGGCAAAGGACTCGTGGGCGGATGATGCGTACAATCCCTATGAGCCGCTGCCAAGGCTCGCCATGTTCACCTATCAGCTCTCGCCGATGATCGAGGACGATCTGCGGCAGGGGATCGATCTCGGGGAGGAGCGTGCAGAGTATGCGTTCGATCTGAACGAGTTCTTTGCAACGAATGAGGGCGGGCGATTCGTGCATGAGGAGGAGGTGCGCAGGTTCCTCTATGCGCTGCGCACGAATGAGAAATATCCGTACTCGACGCCCGCACTGCGCGCGGAGCTGACGCATACGCTCTGGTTGCTGAACCGTGTCGCGAGTGCAAGGGCACTCGCAAAGCTGCTGCATGAGGATCCCGTGTTTGCGGACTATGAGATCGTGCTCGCGGCGGGGGACGGTGCACTCGATGATGTGCGGGCGAGCGAGGCGGCATATGACCGCGTGCGTGCGGCCATCCGCGACCACGAGCGGACGATCACGCTGAGTGTCGGGCAGCTGACCGTGGGCGTGACGATCCCTGAGTGGAGCGGCGTGCTGATGCTGTGCAATCTGCAAAGCCCCTCGTCCTATATGCAGGCGGCGTTCCGTGCGCAGAATCCGTGCGTCGTGACGCGGGCGGACGGGCAGCGGATGCGCAAGCAGACGGCGTATGTCTTTGACTTCGATCCTGCGCGGACGCTCATCATCTTTGACGCATTCGCAAACAATCTGTCCGCAGATACGGCGGACGGACGCGGGACGGGGGACGCACGGCAGGCGAATATCCGCCGTCTGCTGAATTTCTTCCCTGTGCTCGGCGAGGATGAGGCGGGGCGCATGGTGGAGCTGGATGCGGCGCAGGTGCTCTCGATTCCGCGCCGATTGAAGAGTGCGGAGGTGGTGCGGCGTGGCTTCCTGTCGAACTTCCTCTTTGCCAACATCGGCGCGGTCTTTGGTGCGCCCGCAGTTGTCCGCGACATTATGGATAAGCTCACGCCCGCGCAGGAGGATGTGCGTCCGAAGAATCCGCCGAAGTTGGATGAGATGGCATCGGTCTCGGTGGATGAGAATGGTGCAGCCGAGGTCTCGGGTGAGATCGTGATCGGACGGACACAGGATATTTTCGGAACGAAGCGCTATGCAGAGGTGGAGGAGCGCATTGTTACGGCGCTGCCGCAGATTGCGTCGTCTGCGGATGCCGCGCAGGTGGCGGAGTCAATCGCGGCTCTGACAGAGACAGTGAAGGAGCATCTGCGCACGGAGGTGATTGCGCCCGTGGCGGCTGCCTATGAGGTGAAGCCGCGTGCACAGGCGCGCATGGAGCGGCAGGTGGAGCAGGAGGTCGAGCGGCGTCTCACAGAGATTCATGAGGACTACGCACAGCAGACGAATATCGCACGGGCGGAGCTGGTGCGCAGGAGGGACGCGGCGGAGACGGCGGACGAGGTCACGGCGGCAGAGGCTGCTTTTAGTGCGGAGATGACGGCTGCACTCCACTCTCTGACGGAGGCGGCACAGGCAGCGGCGAAAGAGGCAATCGAGGAGAAGCCTGCAGAGCTGGTGGAGCGCATGGAGCGCGCGAAGGCGGAGGAGAAGAAGCGGACGCTCGAGGATGAGGTGCGTGCGCGTCTGCGCGGGTTCTCGCGGACGATTCCGAGCTTTGTCATGGCGTATGGGGATGCGGGGCTGACGCTCGCGAATTTCGATGACTATACGGAGGACGATGTCTTCGCCGAGGTCACGGGCATCACGGAGGCGGAGTTCCGTTTTCTGCGCGACGGCGGTACGTATACGCATCCCGAGACGGGGGCAGAGGAGTATTTTGCGGGGCATCTCTTTGACGAGGTGGTCTTCAATGACTCGATTGCGGAGTTTTTGAAGAAGCGGGAGGAGCTGGCGGACTACTTCGACGAGGCGCATACAGAGGATATTTTCGACTATATCCCGCCGCAGCGGACGAATCAGATCTTTACGCCGCGCGCGGTTGTGCGGCGGATGGTGGACGCACTCGAGGCGGAGAATCCCGGCTGCTTCGACGATCCGACGCGGACGTTTGCCGATCTCTATATGAAGTCGGGGCTGTATATCACGGAGATTGTAAAGCGGCTCTACCGCTCGGAGAAAATAAAAGCAGAATACCCGGATGACGCGGATCGCATTCGGCATATTCTGCGGAATCAGGTCTATGGGATGGCGCCGACGCGCATCATCTATCTCATCGCGACGAACTACATTCTTGGATTCGATGCGGCGATGCGGTCAGAGACGCGCAACTTCGTTCAGGCGGACGCGGCGCAGGCGGCAAAGGACGGGCGGCTTGCGGAGCTCGTGGAGGAGTGTTTCGGTGGCACATCATGA
- a CDS encoding ATP-binding protein — MGKIMTYVNTPFVKVLTGVRRCGKSTILKMIMEELKEKYGVSDECLVMMRFDSMEYEGMRARDIFALIREKVHPSSKTYFFLDEVQEISGWEKIVNTLAADYDTDIYVTGSNSRMMSSEISTYLTGRYISFRIFTLSFEEYLDFKGRYTDIRDPHIEMADYIRLGGFPATHLQAYAQDEIYTIVRDIYHSTIFTDIVRRNQIRKIDQLERIVRYTFSNVGNTFSAKSISDYLKSEHRKIDNETVYSYLEKLEKAYLLFRCPRCDLQGKEILKTQEKFYLADTALRYAVLGYAPDTAASSLENVVYLELCRRGYTVHIGKTADGEIDFVAEHQGNRMYIQVTQEIRSEKTQRREYDRLLDLRDNYPKYVLRADAFADGNYKGIKTMHIADFLLSKEY, encoded by the coding sequence TTGGGTAAGATCATGACCTATGTCAATACACCGTTTGTCAAAGTGCTTACAGGCGTACGCCGCTGCGGCAAATCCACAATTCTAAAGATGATTATGGAGGAGCTGAAGGAAAAGTACGGCGTATCGGATGAGTGCCTTGTCATGATGCGGTTTGACTCGATGGAATACGAGGGAATGCGTGCGCGGGACATTTTTGCGCTCATACGGGAGAAAGTGCATCCGAGCAGCAAGACCTATTTTTTCCTCGATGAAGTTCAGGAGATCAGCGGCTGGGAAAAAATTGTCAACACGCTTGCCGCTGATTATGATACTGATATTTACGTGACCGGCTCCAATTCCCGCATGATGTCCTCGGAGATATCGACCTATCTGACAGGGCGCTATATCTCTTTTCGGATCTTTACGCTGTCGTTTGAGGAGTATCTGGACTTCAAAGGCAGATATACGGATATTCGCGATCCTCACATAGAGATGGCGGACTATATTCGGCTGGGCGGGTTTCCTGCGACGCATTTGCAGGCATATGCACAGGACGAGATCTATACCATTGTACGTGATATCTATCATTCGACCATCTTTACCGATATTGTCCGGCGCAATCAGATTCGCAAGATTGACCAGTTGGAACGCATTGTGAGGTATACCTTCTCCAATGTCGGCAATACATTTTCGGCAAAATCCATCTCCGATTATCTGAAATCAGAGCATCGAAAGATTGATAACGAGACGGTCTACAGCTATCTGGAAAAACTCGAAAAGGCGTATCTTCTGTTTCGATGTCCGCGCTGCGATCTCCAAGGAAAGGAGATTCTGAAAACGCAGGAAAAATTTTATTTGGCAGATACCGCGCTGAGATATGCCGTGCTCGGCTATGCACCGGACACGGCAGCAAGCAGTTTGGAGAACGTAGTCTACCTCGAGCTGTGTCGCCGTGGGTATACCGTCCATATCGGAAAAACAGCAGATGGGGAGATTGACTTTGTTGCCGAGCATCAAGGCAATCGTATGTATATTCAGGTCACACAGGAAATTCGATCTGAAAAAACGCAGCGGCGGGAATATGACCGACTGCTGGATCTGCGGGATAACTATCCAAAATATGTCCTGCGGGCAGATGCATTTGCAGATGGGAACTACAAGGGCATCAAAACGATGCATATTGCGGATTTCTTGCTGAGCAAGGAGTATTGA
- a CDS encoding Fic family protein, with product MSVFEEIERKKAALDARRPLTAGERERLNEEFAIEYTYNSNAIEGNTLTLRETDLVLRGLTIDQKPLKDHMEAVGHKEAFDFVCELVREHAHLTEYAIKQIHALVLADKREDRGVYRRVPVRIMGAAHEPVQPYLIESRMKELLIDYTGRDEHIVRRLARFHIEFERIHPFIDGNGRTGRLLVNLELMKAGYPPIDIKFTDRVAYYKAFDAYEDGGDLAAMEELFARYLNERLDMYLSILEES from the coding sequence ATGTCGGTTTTTGAGGAAATTGAGCGAAAGAAGGCAGCACTGGATGCGCGGAGGCCGCTGACAGCGGGGGAGCGCGAACGACTGAACGAGGAGTTTGCCATCGAGTACACATATAACTCCAATGCAATCGAGGGCAATACACTCACACTGCGTGAAACAGATCTCGTGTTGCGCGGTCTGACAATCGATCAAAAACCACTTAAGGATCACATGGAGGCGGTCGGACACAAAGAAGCATTTGACTTCGTGTGCGAATTGGTGCGGGAGCATGCGCACCTAACCGAGTATGCAATCAAGCAGATTCACGCGCTTGTTCTTGCAGATAAGCGGGAGGATCGCGGCGTCTATCGGAGAGTTCCTGTCCGTATCATGGGCGCGGCGCATGAACCTGTGCAGCCGTATCTCATCGAGTCACGCATGAAAGAGCTGCTGATTGATTACACGGGGCGCGATGAACATATCGTGCGAAGGCTTGCGCGCTTCCATATCGAATTTGAGAGAATCCACCCATTCATTGATGGAAACGGACGTACGGGGCGGCTTCTCGTCAATTTGGAACTTATGAAGGCGGGCTATCCGCCGATTGATATCAAATTCACAGATCGTGTTGCTTACTATAAGGCTTTCGATGCGTACGAAGACGGGGGCGACCTCGCTGCGATGGAGGAGCTGTTTGCTCGGTATCTCAATGAGAGATTGGATATGTATCTGAGCATCCTGGAAGAATCATAG
- a CDS encoding tRNA 2-thiocytidine biosynthesis TtcA family protein, protein MNINIPQSYFSKLMRAVVEFELIEQGDRILIGVSGGKDSIFLTYALAILRERLKRDFYIAAFTVNPQFDESFDTASIASFCRSLDIAYEVVDVDIAGAIAAQDDKSPCFTCAFFRRGAVNRYAVAHKMNKVAYAHHHDDAVETFLMSLFYSGQLNTFRPKTYLDKTDITVIRPLVYFREQEIIDATRYHGFTPIPSPCPHNGNTTRQTVKELIAHLSAENPNLYNHLAAGMREGALGELWPASKTRKEMERTYRAFMQKS, encoded by the coding sequence ATGAACATCAACATCCCGCAGTCCTATTTCAGCAAGCTCATGCGCGCCGTCGTCGAGTTCGAGCTCATCGAGCAGGGCGACCGCATCCTGATCGGCGTCTCGGGCGGCAAGGACAGCATTTTTCTCACCTACGCGCTTGCAATTCTGCGCGAGCGTCTGAAACGAGATTTCTACATCGCAGCATTCACCGTCAATCCGCAGTTCGACGAGTCGTTTGACACCGCTTCAATCGCTTCATTCTGCCGGAGTCTCGACATCGCCTACGAGGTCGTGGACGTGGACATTGCGGGCGCGATTGCGGCGCAGGACGACAAAAGTCCTTGCTTCACCTGCGCGTTCTTTCGGCGCGGCGCGGTGAACCGCTATGCCGTCGCCCACAAAATGAATAAGGTCGCCTACGCGCATCATCACGACGATGCGGTGGAGACCTTTCTCATGAGCCTATTCTATTCGGGGCAGCTGAACACATTCCGCCCCAAGACCTATCTGGACAAGACGGACATCACCGTCATCCGCCCCCTCGTCTACTTCCGCGAGCAGGAGATCATCGACGCGACCCGGTACCACGGCTTCACGCCGATCCCATCGCCCTGCCCGCACAACGGCAATACGACGCGCCAGACCGTCAAGGAGCTGATCGCGCATCTTAGCGCAGAGAATCCGAACCTCTACAACCACCTCGCCGCAGGAATGCGCGAGGGCGCGCTCGGCGAACTCTGGCCCGCGAGCAAGACGCGCAAGGAGATGGAGCGCACCTACCGCGCCTTTATGCAGAAATCATGA
- a CDS encoding thiamine diphosphokinase, with translation MNEHHLILPALRATLPCCPRQEVVCIGGGRPPAADWLAGLVAQDEKSGTDRPVWAIDRGVNICYSAGLPPALLIGDGDSANAAAWTWGAAKAAQVHSFPPEKDDTDTELAFHIAAKEALPPLLVLTAAFGGRLDHLMSTAAVAAHISVPCVLADERESLFYLHDGETLHITCKNPPRAISLLPFTEECTGITTKGLYWELTNAHISNHTSLAVSNVLARNNSAKVFTVSIEHGVLGVYLCHIE, from the coding sequence ATGAACGAACATCATCTCATTCTCCCCGCACTCCGCGCCACACTTCCCTGCTGCCCACGACAGGAGGTTGTCTGTATCGGCGGCGGTCGTCCGCCCGCAGCAGATTGGCTCGCAGGGCTCGTCGCACAGGATGAAAAGAGCGGAACGGATCGCCCTGTCTGGGCAATCGATCGCGGTGTTAATATCTGTTATAGCGCCGGCCTGCCTCCTGCACTCCTCATTGGCGACGGTGACAGTGCGAACGCAGCGGCGTGGACGTGGGGCGCTGCAAAGGCCGCGCAGGTGCATTCCTTTCCGCCCGAAAAGGATGACACGGACACGGAGCTTGCGTTTCATATCGCCGCTAAGGAAGCACTGCCGCCGCTCCTCGTTCTGACAGCGGCATTCGGGGGGCGGCTCGATCATCTCATGAGCACCGCTGCTGTCGCCGCACACATCTCCGTTCCCTGCGTGCTTGCAGATGAGCGGGAGTCGCTCTTCTATCTGCACGACGGCGAGACGCTGCACATCACCTGCAAAAATCCACCGCGCGCAATCTCCCTCCTCCCCTTCACAGAGGAGTGCACAGGTATAACAACCAAAGGGCTGTACTGGGAACTAACGAACGCCCATATATCGAATCACACCTCGCTCGCAGTCAGCAATGTGCTCGCCCGCAACAACAGCGCAAAAGTATTTACTGTATCCATCGAGCACGGTGTCCTCGGCGTCTATCTCTGCCATATAGAATAA
- a CDS encoding Eco57I restriction-modification methylase domain-containing protein, whose product DLPEEVTQMGLFPPRTVEAPPVRIYDWRRQSGLEYRKVNTGGRTMKFDFVIGNPPYQDESNGSLRNYAPPIYHLFLDEAYKIADKVELIHPARFLFNAGSTPKVWNEKMLEDPHLKVLEYEADSDKIFPNLSTPIKGGIVITYRDTTEDYGAIQAFTPYLEMNAISHKVVNHDCFSSLMDVVYSRTSYRLTDTMHGDYPEALSKLSNGHPYDMASNIFQRLPEIFFDAPPQDGYEYIKILGREGSRRIYKYIRRVYVNDVENLMSYKVYVPQATGSGVFGEALSQPIIESPSVAATETFISIGKFDSEDEAKGLEKYIKTKFLRAMLSILKVTQNGNRGVWKMIPLQDFSSSSDIDWSQPIAAIDQQLYAKYGLSAEEIAFIESHVKEMA is encoded by the coding sequence CGATCTGCCCGAGGAAGTCACGCAGATGGGGCTGTTCCCTCCGCGCACGGTGGAAGCGCCGCCTGTGCGCATCTATGACTGGCGGCGGCAGAGCGGATTGGAGTATCGGAAGGTAAACACGGGAGGAAGGACTATGAAGTTCGATTTCGTGATAGGGAATCCACCGTATCAGGATGAATCTAATGGGAGTTTGCGTAACTATGCTCCTCCGATTTATCATTTGTTTTTGGACGAGGCATATAAAATTGCAGATAAGGTTGAACTCATTCATCCTGCGAGGTTTTTGTTCAATGCGGGGTCAACACCTAAGGTCTGGAATGAAAAGATGTTGGAAGATCCTCACTTAAAGGTTTTGGAGTACGAAGCAGACAGTGATAAAATATTTCCAAACCTATCTACTCCTATCAAAGGCGGTATTGTTATCACCTATCGAGATACGACAGAAGATTACGGAGCTATCCAAGCATTTACTCCGTATCTGGAAATGAATGCAATATCACATAAAGTTGTCAATCACGATTGTTTTTCGAGTTTGATGGATGTGGTGTATTCTAGAACCTCATACAGACTGACCGATACTATGCACGGGGATTATCCAGAAGCTCTTTCTAAACTTAGTAACGGACACCCCTATGACATGGCATCAAATATCTTTCAGCGATTGCCCGAAATTTTTTTTGATGCTCCGCCGCAAGATGGGTATGAATATATAAAGATTCTGGGGCGTGAAGGAAGTCGGCGTATTTATAAATATATTCGGCGTGTGTATGTAAATGATGTCGAAAATCTTATGTCATATAAGGTTTATGTTCCTCAAGCTACTGGGAGTGGTGTTTTTGGTGAGGCGTTAAGTCAGCCCATTATCGAATCTCCAAGTGTAGCGGCAACAGAAACTTTTATCAGTATTGGAAAATTTGATAGTGAGGATGAAGCAAAAGGGCTTGAAAAGTATATAAAGACTAAGTTTTTACGGGCTATGTTGAGTATATTGAAGGTAACACAGAATGGTAATCGTGGTGTATGGAAAATGATTCCCCTTCAAGATTTCTCCTCGTCCTCGGATATCGACTGGTCACAGCCCATCGCGGCGATTGATCAGCAGCTCTATGCGAAGTATGGACTCTCGGCGGAGGAGATTGCCTTTATCGAGTCCCATGTAAAGGAGATGGCGTGA
- the sufC gene encoding Fe-S cluster assembly ATPase SufC: MADVLLQIKDLHAGVEGKEILKGLDLTIRKGEVHVILGPNGSGKSTLMNVIMGHPKYEMTGGSLVLEGEDIAELRAFERARRGLFLAFQTPEEIPGITVENMIRTARQMITGERVKLMPFRKELNAMMAELKIDPSYAQRYLNVGFSGGEKKRSEVLQLLMLHPKLALLDETDSGLDVDAVQIVSEGVAKFHTADNSCLIITHNAKILDKLKVDYVHVLAQGKIVREGGAELVQQINEQGFGGILADQGKVG, encoded by the coding sequence ATGGCAGATGTATTGCTGCAGATAAAGGATCTTCATGCGGGCGTGGAGGGTAAGGAAATCCTCAAGGGGCTTGACCTCACGATTCGAAAGGGCGAGGTACACGTTATCCTTGGGCCGAATGGCTCCGGCAAGTCCACGCTCATGAACGTCATCATGGGGCATCCGAAGTATGAGATGACCGGCGGCAGTCTCGTCCTCGAGGGGGAGGATATCGCCGAGCTGCGCGCGTTCGAGCGTGCGCGGCGCGGTCTTTTCCTCGCGTTCCAGACGCCGGAGGAGATTCCGGGGATCACGGTGGAGAATATGATCCGCACGGCGCGTCAGATGATTACGGGTGAGCGCGTGAAGCTCATGCCGTTCCGCAAGGAACTGAATGCGATGATGGCGGAGCTGAAGATCGACCCGAGCTATGCACAGCGCTATCTGAACGTCGGCTTCTCGGGCGGTGAGAAGAAGCGCAGTGAGGTCTTGCAGCTGCTGATGCTTCACCCGAAGCTCGCGCTGCTCGATGAGACGGACTCCGGGCTCGATGTGGATGCGGTGCAGATCGTGTCCGAGGGCGTGGCGAAGTTCCACACGGCGGATAATTCCTGCCTCATCATCACGCACAACGCGAAGATCCTCGACAAGCTGAAGGTGGACTATGTCCATGTGCTCGCGCAGGGCAAGATCGTGCGCGAGGGCGGTGCGGAGCTCGTGCAGCAGATCAATGAGCAGGGCTTCGGCGGCATCCTCGCGGATCAGGGCAAAGTGGGGTGA
- a CDS encoding MFS transporter produces the protein MILDRLENLPLGRFQYKLLAVTGLGWLFDAMDTGLIAFVLPVLAREWGLTPAQAGWIGSIGLIGMALGAVLAGTIADRIGRKQVFTITVLLYSISTGLCAVAWNYESLLVFRFLVGFGLGGELPVAATLMSEYAPAKLRGRFIVLLESFWGLGWLAAACIAYLLIPVFGWQAAFLIGALPALYVFLLRLHMPESIRYLLSKGRVDEAKAIIRDIERQLKMPERPFLDQLAPGRVEAEHVETPGFASLWAKGMRRRTTMLWLAWFGIVFSYYGIFMWLPSIVYAQGFEIVKTFEYVLIMTLAQLPGYYAAAYLVDVIGRRYTLGLFLLMSGVCSYFFGNAGEVTTLLIWGAAMSFFNLGAWGVIYTYTPEQYPTSMRALGSGWAAGFGRIGGMIAPMLVGVMLANAFPMSSIFMMFAAVFALISGTVILLGRESKQQTLEELEHSLG, from the coding sequence ATGATTTTGGATCGGTTGGAGAATTTGCCGCTTGGCAGATTCCAGTACAAGCTGCTTGCTGTGACGGGGCTTGGCTGGCTGTTTGATGCGATGGACACGGGGCTGATCGCATTTGTTCTGCCGGTGCTTGCGCGCGAGTGGGGGCTTACGCCCGCACAGGCGGGGTGGATCGGCTCGATCGGTCTCATCGGTATGGCACTTGGTGCTGTGCTTGCGGGGACGATTGCAGACCGCATCGGGCGCAAGCAGGTGTTTACGATCACGGTTCTCCTCTACAGCATATCGACGGGGCTGTGTGCCGTGGCATGGAACTATGAGTCGCTGCTTGTGTTCCGCTTCCTTGTGGGCTTTGGTCTGGGCGGAGAGCTGCCTGTTGCGGCGACATTGATGAGTGAGTATGCACCTGCGAAGCTACGTGGACGGTTCATTGTCCTCCTTGAGAGCTTCTGGGGACTGGGCTGGCTTGCCGCAGCGTGCATCGCCTATCTCCTGATTCCGGTCTTTGGCTGGCAGGCTGCCTTCCTCATTGGCGCGCTGCCTGCACTCTATGTGTTCCTCCTGCGGCTGCATATGCCGGAGTCCATTCGCTATCTGCTGTCAAAGGGACGTGTGGATGAGGCAAAGGCGATTATCCGCGACATCGAGCGTCAGCTGAAGATGCCGGAGCGGCCGTTCCTCGATCAGCTTGCACCGGGCAGGGTTGAGGCGGAGCATGTGGAGACACCGGGCTTTGCGTCGCTCTGGGCGAAGGGGATGCGCCGCCGCACGACGATGCTTTGGCTTGCCTGGTTTGGCATTGTGTTCAGCTACTATGGCATCTTTATGTGGCTGCCCTCGATCGTGTATGCGCAGGGGTTTGAGATCGTGAAGACGTTTGAGTATGTGCTTATTATGACGCTCGCGCAGCTGCCGGGCTACTATGCGGCAGCATATCTGGTGGATGTGATTGGGCGGCGGTATACGCTCGGACTGTTCCTCCTCATGAGCGGTGTGTGCAGCTATTTCTTCGGCAATGCGGGCGAGGTGACAACGCTCCTCATTTGGGGGGCGGCGATGAGTTTCTTCAACCTCGGTGCATGGGGTGTGATCTACACCTATACGCCGGAGCAGTATCCGACGTCGATGCGCGCGCTTGGCAGCGGCTGGGCGGCGGGCTTTGGTCGCATCGGCGGCATGATCGCACCGATGCTCGTCGGTGTGATGCTCGCGAATGCGTTTCCCATGAGCAGCATCTTCATGATGTTCGCGGCGGTTTTTGCGCTAATCTCGGGTACGGTAATTCTTCTCGGGCGTGAGAGCAAGCAGCAGACGCTTGAGGAGTTGGAGCACTCACTTGGATGA
- a CDS encoding GIY-YIG nuclease family protein: MAVQIQPFARVVPMIYAYNTPGISYHDGWTKVGYTERQSVEKRIAQQTHTAHIHWQLAWKDNAMFKDGSGEYFTDRDFHDYLETLHIAREPHTEWFHADGGTLFGHFHDFAMRKLPRAQEHTTYELRREQEDAAAMTAAYFRSGGTE; this comes from the coding sequence ATGGCGGTTCAGATTCAGCCCTTTGCCCGCGTCGTGCCGATGATCTACGCCTACAATACGCCGGGCATCTCCTATCACGACGGATGGACGAAGGTCGGCTATACGGAGCGGCAGTCCGTCGAGAAGCGCATCGCACAGCAGACGCATACGGCACATATCCATTGGCAGCTCGCATGGAAGGATAATGCGATGTTCAAGGATGGCTCGGGGGAGTATTTCACCGACCGCGATTTCCATGACTATCTGGAGACACTGCACATTGCGCGTGAGCCGCATACGGAATGGTTTCATGCGGACGGCGGGACGCTGTTCGGACATTTCCATGACTTCGCCATGCGGAAGCTGCCGCGCGCGCAGGAGCATACGACCTACGAGCTGCGCCGTGAGCAGGAGGATGCGGCGGCGATGACGGCGGCGTATTTTCGGAGCGGCGGGACGGAG